The Choristoneura fumiferana chromosome 10, NRCan_CFum_1, whole genome shotgun sequence genome has a segment encoding these proteins:
- the LOC141432224 gene encoding arrestin domain-containing protein 2-like, with product MGVSCRIYIKKPREGIHRAGKPVIGILSYAIDQPTEYQTATLSLIGKAKCQWTMHSGKTTHTYTGHETFLSLRLNILDKRPEETVTLPVGAYEFQFQFTLPFEIPPSFQDKHSDIEYHLVARFEKPSFFSWARKFEKKLTVYGNVNPTVPMEPVSYGIRKVLFKLFSSKEHVVDIKAQITKSFLMPGENAELQLIVTNDTDTNIKYVSTELISRTSYHSTGFFGTDTKIEEKTYHPCMVMTPSVPQNKISKFTCLVPTLPELYSIQHCKIIKKDYFLRLTASLSFPHINPSVNIPIVIGEGRFGDCSGVIELDNIDEANEAAPNIMDSPPSYWEVMNEDNSEEKSDEKN from the coding sequence ATGGGTGTATCGTGtcgaatttacattaaaaaacctCGCGAGGGAATACACAGGGCTGGTAAACCTGTGATAGGCATTCTCAGCTACGCTATCGACCAGCCGACGGAGTATCAAACTGCTACTCTGTCGCTTATTGGAAAAGCTAAATGTCAGTGGACTATGCATTCGGGCAAAACAACGCACACGTACACTGGGCACGAGACGTTCCTGTCCCTGCGTTTAAATATACTGGACAAACGCCCAGAGGAAACAGTGACTTTGCCTGTTGGTGCCTATGAGTTCCAATTCCAGTTCACTCTGCCATTTGAAATACCCCCAAGCTTCCAAGACAAACACAGTGATATAGAATATCACTTGGTAGCGAGATTTGAAAAACCCAGCTTCTTCAGTTGGGCCAGGAAATTTGAAAAGAAACTCACTGTGTACGGTAATGTTAATCCTACAGTTCCTATGGAACCCGTATCGTATGGGATAAGGAAGGTACTGTTCAAATTGTTTTCCAGCAAAGAACACGTAGTCGACATAAAAGCGCAAATAACCAAATCGTTTCTAATGCCAGGAGAAAACGCTGAATTACAATTAATTGTGACAAACGACACAGATACAAATATCAAATACGTTAGTACCGAGTTGATAAGCAGAACGTCGTATCACTCCACTGGTTTCTTCGGTACCGATACGAAAATAGAGGAGAAAACGTATCACCCTTGCATGGTTATGACTCCTTCCGTACCTCagaataaaatttcaaaattcacgTGTCTAGTTCCAACTCTACCAGAATTATATTCCATTCAGCACTGTAAGAtcataaaaaaagattattttctCCGATTGACAGCAAGCTTGAGTTTCCCTCATATCAATCCTAGCGTGAATATCCCAATAGTGATCGGAGAAGGCCGATTTGGGGATTGCTCTGGAGTAATAGAGTTGGATAATATTGATGAAGCTAATGAGGCTGCACCTAATATTATGGATTCGCCACCCTCATACTGGGAAGTCATGAATGAAGATAATTCTGAAGAAAAAAGTGATGAGAAGAATTGA
- the LOC141432225 gene encoding uncharacterized protein, which translates to MRIHCEINLRKQTNGLFLTGSIVTGTTRYVLDDDIVFNKITISLSGRGNLAVQNMRKKDDTDGLITDEESYVSEDIIVLNDERGHVLPIGSYDTQFCFQLPLNIPPSLNYVKTNNNYTLRCRIGYYLKIEFEGPEGIKRFKTEINVSPGVNPTSYSEPKIYDKQRKLIQLLRNSFVTLKATINTPVVAPGGKAELTYEVFNDTNVNFKSVESKLIEETYLPRGQYDATFSNEVVTDIKPAGVRSGESQTIDVTVPIPRDVNSIENSKLIARNYFVKITVYLPLPYRNVSLKVPVQIGDVIEERTPVESRERRSSSWEVLEEDDGSVYDEQEETESENSTFYK; encoded by the coding sequence ATGAGGATACACTGCGAAATCAACTTGCGCAAGCAGACCAACGGGTTATTCTTAACTGGAAGCATTGTTACGGGAACCACCCGATACGTATTAGACGATGACATCGTCTTCAACAAAATAACTATCTCACTTAGTGGAAGAGGAAACCTGGCTGTCCAAAACATGAGAAAGAAAGACGACACGGACGGTCTTATCACAGATGAAGAAAGCTATGTTAGTGAAGATATAATAGTACTTAATGATGAAAGAGGACACGTTTTACCAATAGGTAGCTACGATACACAGTTTTGCTTTCAATTACCTTTGAACATACCACCTAGTCTAAACTATGTTAAGACTAATAACAATTATACACTACGATGCCGCATTGGATActatttgaaaattgaatttgaaGGTCCCGAAGGcataaaacgttttaaaacCGAAATTAATGTCAGTCCAGGAGTCAATCCTACGTCGTATTCTGAGCCGAAAATCTACGATAAACAAAGGAAGTTGATACAATTACTACGTAACAGTTTTGTAACACTAAAAGCAACTATCAACACTCCTGTTGTGGCACCTGGTGGCAAAGCTGAATTAACTTACGAAGTATTTAACGACACaaatgtaaatttcaaaagCGTGGAAAGCAAACTTATTGAAGAAACATATTTACCACGAGGACAATACGATGCGACCTTTTCGAATGAAGTAGTTACTGATATAAAACCGGCAGGAGTTCGAAGTGGTGAAAGTCAAACTATAGACGTGACAGTGCCGATTCCCAGAGACGTAAATTCTATTGAAAATTCTAAGTTAATCGCCAGAAATTATTTTGTCAAGATCACTGTTTATTTGCCTTTACCTTATAGGAATGTCAGCTTGAAGGTCCCTGTACAAATTGGAGATGTTATTGAAGAAAGAACACCAGTTGAGAGCAGGGAACGTCGATCGTCTTCTTGGGAAGTTCTGGAGGAAGATGATGGTTCAGTGTATGACGAACAAGAAGAAACAGAATCTGAAAACTCCACTTTCTACAAATAA